A single Micromonospora sp. CCTCC AA 2012012 DNA region contains:
- a CDS encoding glucose 1-dehydrogenase: MRALTVIPQQADTAALTDLPDPVPGDGELLVEGIALGICGTDKEIVEGRYGWAPPGHDRLVLGHESLGRVRQAPARADFAEGDLVVGVVRRPDPEPCGACARGEFDMCRNGRYTERGIKERDGYGSELWTVETDYAVKLDRRLERVGVLMEPTTVVAKAWEQVDRVGARSWYAPRTALVTGAGPIGLLAALLGVQRGLDVHVLDLATDGPKPAAVAALGGTYHSEPVADVAAKLQPDVVIEATGVGQVVFDAMAGTAAYGIVCLTGVSSGGRKIAVDAGATNRDLVLENDVVIGSVNANLRHYAAAADALAAADLEWLERLVTRRVPLSRHAEALTPRPDDIKVVLTLD, translated from the coding sequence ATGCGTGCCCTGACCGTCATCCCGCAGCAGGCGGACACCGCCGCCCTCACCGACCTGCCCGACCCGGTCCCCGGCGACGGGGAGCTGCTGGTCGAGGGGATCGCCCTGGGCATCTGCGGCACCGACAAGGAGATCGTCGAGGGTCGGTACGGCTGGGCCCCGCCCGGTCACGACCGGCTGGTGCTCGGCCACGAGTCGCTGGGCCGGGTCCGTCAGGCTCCGGCCAGGGCCGACTTCGCCGAGGGGGACCTGGTCGTCGGGGTGGTCCGCCGCCCCGACCCGGAGCCCTGCGGCGCCTGCGCCCGCGGCGAGTTCGACATGTGCCGCAACGGCCGGTACACCGAGCGCGGCATCAAGGAACGCGACGGCTACGGCAGCGAACTCTGGACCGTCGAGACCGACTACGCGGTGAAGCTCGACCGCCGGCTGGAGCGGGTCGGCGTGCTGATGGAGCCGACCACGGTGGTGGCGAAGGCGTGGGAGCAGGTCGACCGGGTCGGCGCCCGCTCCTGGTACGCGCCGCGGACCGCGCTGGTCACCGGCGCCGGACCGATCGGCCTGCTCGCCGCCCTGCTGGGCGTCCAGCGCGGCCTCGACGTGCACGTGCTCGACCTGGCCACCGACGGTCCGAAGCCGGCGGCGGTGGCCGCGCTCGGCGGCACGTACCACAGCGAGCCCGTCGCCGACGTCGCCGCGAAGCTCCAGCCGGACGTGGTCATCGAGGCCACCGGGGTCGGTCAGGTCGTCTTCGACGCGATGGCCGGCACCGCCGCGTACGGGATCGTCTGCCTCACCGGGGTCTCCTCCGGCGGCCGGAAGATCGCGGTCGACGCCGGCGCGACCAACCGCGACCTGGTCCTGGAGAACGACGTGGTGATCGGCTCGGTCAACGCCAACCTGCGGCACTACGCCGCCGCCGCGGACGCCCTCGCCGCGGCGGACCTGGAGTGGCTGGAGCGGCTGGTGACCCGCCGGGTGCCGCTGAGCCGCCACGCGGAGGCGCTCACCCCGCGACCGGATGACATCAAGGTCGTTCTCACCCTCGACTGA
- a CDS encoding MarR family winged helix-turn-helix transcriptional regulator, producing the protein MQPPARGSETAAVEALMAASRAFVGLAARSLADLDAEVTLPQFRAMVVLATRGPQRSVDISAELRVAPSTGTRMCDRLIRKGLVRRSRSTSDRRVVRLRLTPDGRDLVQEVIRRRREELSAIVAATATYWQPAVTEALTAFAAAAGELPEQEWWLGFATPDEPEPEA; encoded by the coding sequence ATGCAACCACCCGCCCGGGGCTCGGAGACCGCCGCCGTCGAGGCGCTGATGGCGGCGAGCCGCGCCTTCGTCGGCCTGGCGGCCCGCTCGCTGGCCGACCTCGACGCCGAGGTCACCCTGCCGCAGTTCCGGGCGATGGTCGTGCTGGCGACCCGGGGTCCGCAGCGTTCCGTCGACATCTCCGCCGAGCTGCGGGTGGCCCCGTCGACCGGCACCCGGATGTGCGACCGTCTGATCCGCAAGGGCCTGGTCCGCCGCTCCCGCTCGACCAGCGACCGCCGGGTGGTCCGGCTGCGGCTCACGCCCGACGGTCGGGACCTGGTGCAGGAGGTGATCCGGCGGCGGCGGGAGGAGCTGTCGGCGATCGTCGCGGCCACCGCGACGTACTGGCAGCCGGCGGTCACCGAGGCGCTGACCGCCTTCGCGGCGGCCGCCGGGGAGCTGCCGGAGCAGGAGTGGTGGCTCGGTTTCGCCACGCCGGACGAGCCGGAGCCGGAGGCCTGA
- a CDS encoding serine/threonine-protein kinase, with protein MSGWQLSGYTPVRRLGAGASGSVLLATHDDTGTPVAIKYLIRSIGEDPSFRTAFRAEARLLGEIDDPHVSRLYEYVESPGGAAIVMELVNGVSLRQMLREHGPTTPEAALCVLKGSLAGLAAAHTHGVVHRDYKPENVLVTGAGLSKLADFGIAMPIGAGSDTTVSGTPRYMAPEQWTGAPASPACDIYAATATFFECLTGHPPYDGRDLLTLRRQHATAPIPTEPAPVPVHELLRHGMAKQPAERPQPAQVFIEVLEQVAAGAYGEDWEERGVRELARRAALLAALFPFPDGTGGATSLASTVLGGTGRMRRSAFRQGRRRTAVLAGGALVAAMLVGGAGYSYASRSAPAAADGPLAPAATDPTGTGTPTGVPTVSDPPTPAPSAAPSTPSTPSTPSAPPAPPAPSATVAAPSVTPDRTRTATPSRPPVRTSAPPPPSTSPPPPPDGTAPTVGGVSANPGELEPKGCPYGYKSSTVSAVATDDRTAASGLRVSFRYTVEGVTGTVGMSSVGRNVFSGTLGPLSTPKQSSRIPIYVTAVDAAGNSTTSASPVYVTLYNYCTPG; from the coding sequence ATGAGCGGCTGGCAGTTGTCCGGCTACACGCCGGTCCGTCGGCTCGGCGCGGGCGCGTCGGGCAGCGTCCTGCTCGCCACCCACGACGACACCGGCACCCCGGTCGCCATCAAGTACCTGATCCGCAGCATCGGCGAGGACCCGTCGTTCCGGACCGCCTTCCGGGCCGAGGCCCGGCTGCTCGGGGAGATCGACGACCCGCACGTCTCCCGGCTCTACGAGTACGTCGAGTCGCCCGGCGGCGCGGCCATCGTGATGGAGCTGGTCAACGGCGTGTCGCTGCGGCAGATGCTGCGCGAGCACGGCCCCACCACCCCGGAGGCCGCGCTCTGCGTCCTCAAGGGGTCGCTGGCCGGGCTGGCCGCCGCGCACACCCACGGGGTGGTGCACCGCGACTACAAGCCGGAGAACGTCCTGGTCACCGGCGCCGGGCTGAGCAAGCTGGCCGACTTCGGCATCGCCATGCCGATCGGGGCCGGCTCCGACACCACCGTCTCCGGCACCCCCCGCTACATGGCGCCCGAACAGTGGACCGGCGCGCCGGCCAGCCCCGCCTGCGACATCTACGCCGCCACCGCCACCTTCTTCGAGTGCCTCACCGGCCACCCCCCGTACGACGGGCGGGACCTGCTCACCCTGCGCCGGCAGCACGCCACCGCGCCGATCCCCACCGAACCGGCACCCGTGCCGGTGCACGAGCTGCTGCGCCACGGCATGGCCAAGCAGCCCGCCGAACGGCCCCAGCCCGCCCAGGTCTTCATCGAGGTCCTGGAGCAGGTGGCCGCCGGGGCGTACGGCGAGGACTGGGAGGAGCGCGGGGTGCGCGAGCTGGCCCGCCGGGCCGCCCTGCTCGCCGCCCTGTTCCCCTTCCCGGACGGCACGGGCGGCGCCACCAGCCTCGCCAGCACCGTGCTCGGCGGGACGGGCCGGATGCGCCGGTCGGCGTTCCGGCAGGGCCGCCGCCGTACCGCCGTGCTGGCCGGTGGGGCGCTGGTCGCGGCGATGCTGGTCGGCGGCGCCGGCTACAGCTACGCCTCCCGCAGCGCGCCGGCCGCCGCCGACGGGCCGCTCGCCCCGGCCGCGACCGACCCGACCGGCACCGGTACGCCGACCGGCGTGCCCACGGTGAGCGACCCGCCCACCCCGGCGCCGAGCGCCGCGCCGTCCACGCCGTCCACGCCGTCCACGCCGTCCGCCCCGCCCGCCCCGCCCGCCCCGTCGGCCACCGTGGCCGCCCCGAGCGTGACTCCCGACCGGACCCGGACGGCCACCCCCTCCCGTCCGCCGGTACGCACCAGCGCACCCCCGCCGCCCAGCACCTCCCCGCCACCGCCGCCGGACGGCACCGCACCGACGGTCGGCGGGGTCAGCGCCAACCCGGGGGAGCTGGAGCCCAAGGGCTGCCCGTACGGCTACAAGTCCAGCACCGTCTCCGCCGTCGCCACCGACGACCGCACCGCCGCCTCCGGGCTGAGGGTCAGCTTCCGCTACACCGTGGAAGGGGTCACCGGCACGGTCGGGATGAGTTCCGTCGGCCGGAACGTCTTCTCGGGGACGCTCGGGCCGCTCTCCACGCCCAAGCAGAGCAGCCGCATCCCGATCTACGTCACCGCCGTCGACGCCGCCGGCAACTCGACCACCTCGGCGTCACCGGTGTACGTGACGCTCTACAACTACTGCACCCCCGGCTAG
- a CDS encoding glycoside hydrolase family 15 protein: MPRPIEDYALIGDLHTAALVARDGAIDWLCLPRFDSPACFAALLDDERAGHWRIAPAGGGAATRRRYRDDTLVLETEWDTPQGSVRVVDCMPPRGEAADVVRVVEGVSGRVPMRMDLRLRFDYGHIAPWVRHHGRDLGAVAGPDAVWLRSDVTLHGSDGATVAEFEVSAGQRVPFVLTWQPSHLSRPTPVDADAALAGTERYWRDWIGRCAYDGRWSAAVRRALITLKALTYAPTGGIVAAATTSLPEQLGGPRNWDYRYCWLRDATFTLQALLGTGYVAEAKAWREWLLRAVAGDPADLQIMYALDGTRRIPEQTLDWLGGYAGSRPVRIGNAAAEQFQLDVWGEVLDGLHLSREAGIAATEAAWDVQRALLDFLEGNWRQPDNGLWEVRGPRRHFVHSKVMAWAGVDRAVAAVEQHGLDGPVDRWRGVRDAIHAEVCERGFDPARNTFTQFYGSDGLDAALLLLPRVGFLPWHDPRVVGTVEAVRRELCTDGFLLRYQPQHDRNVDGLPGTEGAFLACTFWLVDALHNIGRTAEAEETFTRLLALRNDVGLLSEEYDPAAGRQLGNTPQAFSLVGLVNSARQLGGASTRTSASPAEQHTAS, encoded by the coding sequence GTGCCCCGTCCGATCGAGGACTACGCGCTGATCGGGGACCTGCACACGGCCGCGCTGGTGGCCCGGGACGGTGCGATCGACTGGCTCTGCCTGCCGAGGTTCGACTCGCCGGCCTGCTTCGCGGCGCTGCTGGACGACGAGCGGGCCGGCCACTGGCGGATCGCCCCGGCCGGCGGCGGCGCGGCCACCCGTCGTCGCTACCGGGATGACACGCTCGTGCTGGAGACCGAGTGGGACACCCCGCAGGGGAGCGTCCGGGTGGTCGACTGCATGCCGCCCCGGGGCGAGGCCGCCGACGTCGTCCGCGTCGTGGAGGGGGTCTCCGGGCGGGTGCCGATGCGGATGGACCTGCGGCTGCGCTTCGACTACGGCCACATCGCGCCCTGGGTGCGGCACCACGGCCGGGACCTCGGCGCGGTCGCCGGGCCGGACGCGGTGTGGCTGCGGTCCGACGTGACGCTGCACGGCAGCGACGGCGCCACGGTCGCCGAGTTCGAGGTCTCCGCCGGGCAGCGGGTGCCGTTCGTGCTCACCTGGCAGCCCTCGCACCTGTCCCGCCCCACCCCGGTCGACGCCGACGCCGCGCTGGCCGGCACCGAACGGTACTGGCGGGACTGGATCGGCCGCTGCGCGTACGACGGGCGCTGGTCGGCGGCCGTCAGGCGGGCGCTGATCACCCTCAAGGCGCTCACCTACGCCCCGACCGGCGGCATCGTCGCCGCCGCCACCACCTCGCTGCCCGAACAGCTCGGCGGCCCGCGCAACTGGGACTACCGCTACTGCTGGCTGCGCGACGCCACCTTCACCCTCCAGGCGCTGCTCGGCACCGGCTACGTCGCCGAGGCGAAGGCGTGGCGCGAGTGGCTGCTGCGCGCCGTCGCCGGCGACCCCGCCGACCTCCAGATCATGTACGCCCTCGACGGCACCCGTCGGATCCCCGAGCAGACCCTCGACTGGCTCGGCGGCTACGCCGGTTCCCGCCCGGTCCGGATCGGCAACGCCGCCGCCGAACAGTTCCAGCTCGACGTCTGGGGCGAGGTGCTGGACGGGCTGCACCTCAGCCGGGAGGCCGGGATCGCCGCCACCGAGGCCGCCTGGGACGTGCAGCGGGCGCTGCTGGACTTCCTGGAGGGCAACTGGCGTCAGCCCGACAACGGCCTGTGGGAGGTGCGCGGCCCGCGCCGCCACTTCGTCCACTCCAAGGTGATGGCCTGGGCGGGTGTCGACCGGGCGGTCGCCGCCGTCGAGCAGCACGGCCTCGACGGGCCGGTCGACCGCTGGCGGGGCGTCCGGGACGCCATCCACGCCGAGGTCTGCGAGCGGGGCTTCGACCCGGCCCGCAACACGTTCACCCAGTTCTACGGCTCCGACGGCCTCGACGCCGCGCTGCTGCTGCTGCCCCGGGTGGGGTTCCTGCCGTGGCACGACCCGCGGGTCGTCGGCACCGTCGAGGCGGTGCGGCGCGAACTCTGCACCGACGGCTTCCTGCTGCGCTACCAGCCGCAGCACGACCGGAACGTCGACGGGCTGCCCGGCACCGAGGGCGCGTTCCTGGCGTGCACGTTCTGGCTGGTCGACGCGCTGCACAACATCGGCCGCACCGCCGAGGCGGAGGAGACCTTCACCCGGCTGCTCGCGCTGCGCAACGACGTCGGCCTGCTCAGCGAGGAGTACGACCCGGCCGCCGGGCGGCAGTTGGGCAACACCCCGCAGGCGTTCAGCCTGGTCGGCCTGGTCAACTCGGCCCGTCAGCTCGGCGGCGCCAGCACCCGTACCTCGGCGTCGCCGGCCGAGCAGCACACCGCCTCCTGA
- a CDS encoding mechanosensitive ion channel family protein, with the protein MKDRFGDAVGDAFRSVMLFLPKAVAFIAILVVGWLIAKAVLKIVDKVLERVHFDRAVERGGIKTALARSKYDASDIVAKLAYYAVLLVTLQLAFGIWGPNPISDLIAGVVAWLPRAFVAIVIVVVAAAIAKAVKDIISSALGGLSYGRVLANIASVFILGLGIIAALNQIGVATAVTTPVLIAVLATVGGILVVGVGGGLVRPMQSRWENWLARAEQESQAIATHARAYQAGRRDVEARLSPPVSPYAEAELTQPVARDTDSDRTQPVAPYTPVDADSTQPAMPRQTAAEQAVDNESTMVIPQADAERFRR; encoded by the coding sequence ATGAAAGACAGATTCGGCGACGCGGTGGGTGACGCGTTCCGCTCGGTGATGCTCTTCCTGCCCAAGGCCGTCGCCTTCATCGCGATCCTGGTGGTGGGCTGGCTGATCGCCAAGGCCGTCCTGAAGATCGTCGACAAGGTGCTGGAGCGGGTGCACTTCGACCGCGCGGTGGAGCGCGGCGGCATCAAGACCGCCCTCGCCCGGTCCAAGTACGACGCCAGCGACATCGTCGCCAAGCTGGCCTACTACGCGGTGCTGCTGGTGACCCTGCAGCTCGCCTTCGGCATCTGGGGCCCGAACCCGATCTCCGACCTGATCGCCGGTGTGGTCGCCTGGCTGCCGCGCGCCTTCGTGGCGATCGTCATCGTGGTGGTCGCCGCCGCGATCGCCAAGGCGGTCAAGGACATCATCTCCAGCGCCCTCGGTGGCCTGTCGTACGGCCGGGTGCTGGCGAACATCGCCTCGGTGTTCATCCTCGGCCTCGGCATCATCGCCGCGCTGAACCAGATCGGGGTGGCCACCGCGGTCACCACGCCGGTGCTGATCGCGGTGCTCGCCACGGTCGGCGGCATCCTCGTGGTCGGTGTCGGTGGCGGCCTGGTCCGCCCGATGCAGAGCCGCTGGGAGAACTGGCTGGCCCGCGCCGAGCAGGAGTCGCAGGCCATCGCCACCCACGCCCGCGCCTACCAGGCCGGCCGTCGGGACGTCGAGGCCCGGCTCAGCCCGCCGGTGAGCCCGTACGCGGAGGCCGAGCTGACCCAGCCGGTCGCCCGGGACACCGACTCCGACCGCACCCAGCCGGTCGCCCCGTACACCCCGGTCGACGCCGACAGCACGCAGCCGGCCATGCCGCGACAGACCGCCGCCGAGCAGGCGGTGGACAACGAGTCCACCATGGTCATCCCGCAGGCGGACGCGGAGCGGTTCCGCCGCTGA
- a CDS encoding sensor histidine kinase, with translation MTSNGAASTTGGDAGGGQPARMTTSRWLSVMMLTMTVLVLTGGAVGAVALSRTTAAANRLADRVSPARTAVGRLESNLLQQVAAVRGYVITGNPELLGPYDEGVATERTTVVRLRGLLADDPHSRRDLDAALALAQRWRTDVADRVIAARRAGATATDLAPVVERGRLTFDAARAAMTTLEGRLDRVQAAGRADLDRSRTVRNLLLLAILVTLLVCSIVISVLVRTTVLRPLDRLGASVRQVAGGDFDHRLRPEGPADIARLTADVESMRQRVVDALVASRRDRDALEQQAAELRRSNEDLEQFAYVASHDLQEPLRKVASFCQMLQRRYGDQLDERARQYITYAVDGATRMQALINDLLAFSRIGRVYGDDREVDLGEVFAQAESNLSGPIAEAGAEISADPLPVVHGDPTLLTMLWQNLLGNAVKFRSPDRAPRIRVEVTQDDSGWAFAVTDNGIGIDPRYAEKIFLIFQRLHARGTYDGTGIGLAVCKKIVEYHGGTLRLDEDHSGGARFVFTLPKPAAVVVPEQAGEREPAVPA, from the coding sequence GTGACCAGCAACGGAGCGGCCAGCACCACGGGTGGGGACGCCGGTGGCGGGCAGCCGGCGCGGATGACCACCAGCCGGTGGCTCAGTGTCATGATGCTGACGATGACGGTGCTGGTGCTGACCGGTGGCGCGGTCGGCGCGGTGGCCCTGTCCCGCACGACGGCGGCGGCGAACCGGCTGGCGGACCGGGTCTCCCCGGCCCGTACCGCCGTCGGCCGGCTGGAGAGCAACCTGTTGCAGCAGGTCGCGGCCGTGCGCGGGTACGTCATCACCGGCAACCCGGAGCTGCTCGGCCCGTACGACGAGGGGGTGGCGACCGAGCGCACGACGGTGGTCCGGCTGCGCGGCCTGCTCGCCGACGACCCGCACTCGCGCCGTGACCTCGACGCGGCGCTGGCCCTGGCGCAGCGGTGGCGCACCGACGTCGCGGACCGGGTGATCGCCGCCCGGCGGGCCGGGGCGACCGCCACGGACCTGGCGCCGGTGGTGGAGCGCGGCCGGCTCACCTTCGACGCCGCCCGCGCGGCGATGACCACGCTGGAGGGTCGCCTGGACCGGGTGCAGGCGGCCGGGCGGGCGGACCTGGACCGGTCGCGGACGGTGCGGAACCTGCTGCTCCTGGCGATCCTGGTGACGCTGCTGGTCTGCAGCATCGTCATCTCGGTGCTGGTGCGGACCACGGTGCTGCGCCCGCTCGACCGGCTCGGCGCGTCGGTGCGGCAGGTGGCCGGCGGCGACTTCGACCACCGGCTGCGCCCGGAGGGGCCGGCGGACATCGCCCGGCTCACCGCCGACGTGGAGTCGATGCGGCAGCGGGTGGTCGACGCGTTGGTGGCCAGCCGGCGGGACCGGGACGCGCTGGAGCAGCAGGCCGCCGAGCTGCGCCGCTCCAACGAGGACCTGGAGCAGTTCGCCTACGTGGCCTCGCACGACCTCCAGGAGCCGCTGCGCAAGGTGGCGTCGTTCTGCCAGATGCTCCAGCGCCGCTACGGCGACCAGCTCGACGAGCGGGCCCGGCAGTACATCACGTACGCGGTGGACGGCGCGACCCGGATGCAGGCCCTGATCAACGACCTGCTGGCGTTCTCCCGGATCGGGCGGGTCTACGGCGACGACCGGGAGGTCGACCTCGGGGAGGTCTTCGCGCAGGCCGAGTCGAACCTCTCGGGGCCGATCGCGGAGGCCGGCGCCGAGATCAGCGCGGATCCGCTGCCGGTGGTGCACGGCGACCCGACGCTGCTGACGATGCTCTGGCAGAACCTGCTCGGCAACGCGGTGAAGTTCCGCAGCCCCGACCGGGCGCCCCGGATCCGGGTGGAGGTGACGCAGGACGACTCCGGGTGGGCGTTCGCCGTGACGGACAACGGCATCGGCATCGACCCCCGGTACGCCGAGAAGATCTTCCTGATCTTCCAGCGCCTGCACGCCCGCGGCACCTACGACGGCACCGGCATCGGCCTGGCGGTCTGCAAGAAGATCGTCGAGTACCACGGCGGCACGCTGCGGCTGGACGAGGACCACTCGGGCGGGGCCCGGTTCGTGTTCACCCTGCCGAAGCCGGCGGCGGTGGTCGTACCGGAGCAGGCGGGCGAGCGGGAGCCGGCGGTGCCCGCCTGA
- a CDS encoding type VII secretion target, translated as MPPADRIEVVPAELVAHAGHLDRIADAVTLARQAGATTRLDADAYGQLCTTVPVLLGQVQRILLDGVGAAAGAVGDAADRLRTAADRYRATDARSQAALDRVRQRS; from the coding sequence GTGCCGCCCGCTGACCGCATCGAGGTCGTCCCGGCGGAACTCGTCGCGCACGCCGGTCACCTCGACCGGATCGCCGACGCGGTGACCCTGGCCCGGCAGGCCGGCGCGACGACCCGACTCGACGCCGACGCGTACGGTCAGCTCTGCACCACGGTGCCGGTGCTGCTGGGCCAGGTGCAGCGGATCCTGCTCGACGGTGTCGGCGCGGCCGCCGGCGCGGTGGGCGACGCCGCCGACCGGCTCCGGACCGCCGCCGACCGCTACCGGGCGACCGACGCCCGGTCGCAGGCGGCGCTCGACCGGGTCCGGCAGCGGTCGTGA
- a CDS encoding YbaB/EbfC family nucleoid-associated protein, producing MWTDDAGLAAARRRVDDWESSLAERAARSALLAERLTGLTGTATSPDRTVEATVDAAGKLVGLRLDERIRAASAARTAEQVLATTRAAYADLLRQVTAATRETLGPDDPAATAVVESYARRLGGDGAAR from the coding sequence ATGTGGACGGACGACGCGGGCCTGGCGGCGGCACGCCGTCGCGTCGACGACTGGGAGTCGTCGCTGGCCGAGCGGGCCGCCCGCAGCGCCCTGCTGGCCGAGCGGCTGACCGGGCTGACCGGCACCGCCACCAGCCCCGACCGCACCGTCGAGGCGACCGTGGACGCGGCCGGGAAACTGGTCGGCCTGCGGCTGGACGAACGGATCCGGGCGGCCTCGGCGGCGCGGACGGCCGAGCAGGTGCTCGCGACCACCCGCGCCGCGTATGCCGACCTGCTCCGCCAGGTCACCGCGGCGACCCGGGAGACCCTGGGTCCGGACGACCCGGCGGCCACGGCCGTCGTCGAGTCGTACGCCCGGCGGCTCGGTGGTGACGGTGCCGCCCGCTGA
- a CDS encoding NAD(P)/FAD-dependent oxidoreductase has protein sequence MARPHIVIVGAGFAGFHAARRLSRTARGRADITLVNPTDYFLYLPLLPEVAGGVLDPRHVAVPLAGALPGVRLVLGEVTDLDVDGRRIGYDDPTGGHDTLRYDRLVLAAGSVNKLLPIPGVTDHAHGFRGIPEALHLRDHLIRQLELADAADDPAERAARCTFVVVGAGYTGTEVAAQGQLFTRELARRHPRLADVPIRWLLLDTADHVLPGMQARLSATAERVLRDRNVEVNLGVSVREATATGVELTDGRSVPTRSLIWCVGVRPDPLAEATGLPLEHGRLVVDAYLAVPGHPEILACGDAAAVPDPQHPGRATPMTAQHAVRQGRLAADNIAAGYGSGRRRPYRHRDLGFVVDLGGWQAAAAPLHVPLAGPLARAVTRGYHLVALPGGRARVAADWLLTAFGSRPAVGLGLVPDAAVPLETASPETVHH, from the coding sequence ATGGCACGACCGCACATCGTCATCGTCGGCGCGGGCTTCGCCGGGTTCCACGCCGCGCGACGGCTGTCCCGGACCGCCCGGGGCCGCGCCGACATCACTCTGGTCAACCCCACCGACTACTTCCTCTATCTGCCGCTGCTGCCCGAGGTGGCCGGTGGCGTCCTCGACCCCCGGCACGTCGCGGTGCCGCTGGCCGGCGCGCTGCCCGGCGTCCGGCTGGTCCTCGGCGAGGTGACCGACCTCGACGTCGACGGCCGCCGGATCGGCTACGACGACCCGACCGGCGGGCACGACACGCTCCGCTACGACCGGCTGGTGCTCGCCGCCGGCAGCGTCAACAAGCTGCTGCCGATCCCCGGGGTCACCGACCACGCCCACGGCTTCCGTGGCATCCCCGAGGCGCTGCACCTGCGCGACCACCTGATCCGGCAGCTCGAACTCGCCGACGCCGCCGACGACCCGGCCGAGCGGGCCGCCCGCTGCACCTTCGTGGTGGTCGGCGCCGGCTACACCGGCACCGAGGTCGCCGCCCAGGGGCAGCTCTTCACCCGCGAGCTGGCCCGGCGGCACCCCCGGCTCGCCGACGTGCCGATCCGGTGGCTGCTGCTCGACACCGCCGACCACGTGCTGCCCGGCATGCAGGCCCGGCTCTCCGCCACCGCCGAGCGGGTGCTGCGCGACCGAAACGTCGAGGTGAACCTGGGGGTGTCGGTGCGGGAGGCGACCGCCACCGGCGTCGAGCTCACCGACGGGCGCAGCGTGCCGACCCGCTCGCTGATCTGGTGTGTCGGCGTGCGGCCCGACCCGCTGGCCGAGGCGACCGGCCTGCCGTTGGAGCACGGCCGGCTGGTGGTCGACGCATACCTGGCCGTCCCCGGCCACCCCGAGATCCTGGCCTGCGGCGACGCCGCCGCCGTGCCCGACCCGCAGCATCCGGGCCGGGCCACGCCGATGACCGCACAGCACGCCGTACGCCAGGGCAGGCTCGCCGCCGACAACATCGCCGCCGGGTACGGCAGCGGCCGGCGCCGCCCCTACCGGCACCGTGACCTCGGCTTCGTGGTCGACCTCGGTGGCTGGCAGGCGGCCGCCGCGCCGCTGCACGTGCCGCTCGCCGGCCCCCTCGCCCGGGCGGTGACCCGCGGCTACCACCTGGTGGCGCTGCCCGGCGGGCGGGCCCGGGTGGCCGCCGACTGGCTGCTCACCGCGTTCGGCTCCCGTCCCGCGGTCGGGCTGGGCCTGGTGCCCGACGCGGCCGTCCCCCTGGAGACGGCCTCCCCGGAGACCGTCCACCACTGA